The window AAAGAATTATTGTTGCCCCACCAAGTATTAAAATCTGGAAACCAGAATATGATTTAAAATAATTTTATTGCTTCTTGAACTTGAGGATAGTGAGCAGGAACTCTAAACATTCTTCTAATATTCATTGCCAAGTTTTCTGATTTTCTTCGTTCACCGTGATTTACAAGCACTCTTCGAAGTTTTGGTCTTAGCCTTTGTACAAAAGACATTAGTTGATTATAATCACTATGACCACTAAATCCATCTAATTTTTCAACACTGCAGTTTATTGTTACAACCTCCACTTTTCCTTCTTTACCAAGCATTGTAACCTGTTTTGAACCATCTAAAACTCTCCTTCCCATGGTTCCATTAACCTGATATGAAACAAATAGTACTTTGTTCTTTTTATCAGGTGCGATGTTTTTGAAATATTCTAAAACTGGACCACCTTCCAACATTCCAGATGTTGCCAAAATGATACAAGGTGAGTTATCTCGCATTGGTTCTTCTCGAGCATCAGCATGTTCAATATTTGTAAAGTATTCAGAATCAAATGGATTGTCATCTGTTTCCAATATTTTTTGTTTTAATTCCCTAGCAAGATATTCAGGGTATGCTTCATGGATCGCAGAAGCTTCAGAAATCATGCCTTCTGTAAAAACTGGGGCTTCAACCATTTCACCGGATTTCATATAATGATCAATTACCATCATAATTTCTTGGGCACGACCAACTGCAGGAATTGGGATTAGAACTTTACCTCCATCTGCAAGAGTATTGTTTACTGCATTAATGAAAGCAGATTCTACTTCTTGTCGAGTTGGTTGAATGTCTTCTTTTGCTCCGTATGTACTTTCAATTAACAAAGTTTCCACTCTAGGAAAATTCCAGCTTGCTGCTTCAAACAAAATACTTTTTCCAAATTTAATATCACCAGAATAAACAAAATTATGATCGCCGTTTCCAATATGGAAATGACATAATGCAGAGCCCAAAATATGTCCGGCATTTGCAAAAACTAGTTTAATGTCAGGTGAGATATCGGTGACTGTACTATATGGCAGAGTTATTGCTTGTTTCATGATTTGTTTTACATCTCGT is drawn from Candidatus Nitrosarchaeum limnium SFB1 and contains these coding sequences:
- a CDS encoding beta-lactamase domain-containing protein; the encoded protein is MQRKQQQKELPPSQNMMATILQSIPKEAKVTKIEYEGPRIALYTNSPRYLMENNETISNLVNIIKKRIVVRTDESIRKSEEDARKILAECIPKEANFQGAFFDTATGEVSIEAKRPWLLQRDAKEFNHAEITEKIGWKLRIRKATTIPSRTIQTINANLKLTSAERSKQFKQIGDEIFRPRLAQKSEVSLITLGGFSQVGRSCMLLSTPESKILVDCGINPGAKHPMDSFPRLDFLDITLDELDAVVIGHAHLDHTGFLPALCKFGYKGPIYCTEPTLPMMNLIQLDAIKVASAQGRTPMYAERDVKQIMKQAITLPYSTVTDISPDIKLVFANAGHILGSALCHFHIGNGDHNFVYSGDIKFGKSILFEAASWNFPRVETLLIESTYGAKEDIQPTRQEVESAFINAVNNTLADGGKVLIPIPAVGRAQEIMMVIDHYMKSGEMVEAPVFTEGMISEASAIHEAYPEYLARELKQKILETDDNPFDSEYFTNIEHADAREEPMRDNSPCIILATSGMLEGGPVLEYFKNIAPDKKNKVLFVSYQVNGTMGRRVLDGSKQVTMLGKEGKVEVVTINCSVEKLDGFSGHSDYNQLMSFVQRLRPKLRRVLVNHGERRKSENLAMNIRRMFRVPAHYPQVQEAIKLF